One Glycine max cultivar Williams 82 chromosome 6, Glycine_max_v4.0, whole genome shotgun sequence DNA segment encodes these proteins:
- the BRI1A gene encoding brassinosteroid receptor precursor (The RefSeq protein has 2 substitutions compared to this genomic sequence) encodes MKALYRSSLLLLFFLSVCSASSSSVPTLQLLSFKNSLPNPTLLPNWLPNQSPCSFTGITCNDTQHLTSIDLSGVPLTTNLTVIATFLLTLDNLQSLSLKSTNLSGPAAMPPPLSHSKCASTLTSLDLSQNALSGSLNDMSFLSSCSNLQSLNLSSNLLEFDSSHWKLHLLVADFSYNKISGPGILPWLLNPEIEHLALKGNKVTGETDFSGSNSLQFLDLSSNNFSVTLPTFGECSSLEYLDLSANKYFGDIARTLSPCKSLVYLNFSSNQFSGPVPSLPSGSLQFVYLASNHFHGQIPLPLANLCSTLLQLDLSSNNLSGALPEAFGACTSLQSFDISSNLFAGALPMDVLTQMKSLKELAVAFNAFLGPLPESLTKLSTLESLDLSSNNFSGSIPTTLCGGDAGNNNILKELYLQNNRFTGFIPPTLSNCSNLVALDLSFNFLTGTIPPSLGSLSKLKDLIIWLNQLHGEIPQELMYLKSLENLILDFNDLTGNIPSGLVNCTKLNWISLSNNRLSGEIPRWIGKLSNLAILKLSNNSFSGRIPPELGDCTSLIWLDLNTNMLTGPIPPELFKQSGKIAVNFISGKTYVYIKNDGSKECHGAGNLLEFAGISQQQLNRISTRNPCNFTRVYGGKLQPTFNHNGSMIFLDISHNMLSGSIPKEIGAMYYLYILNLGHNNVSGSIPQELGKMKNLNILDLSSNRLEGQIPQSLTGLSLLTEIDLSNNLLTGTIPESGQFDTFPAARFQNNSGLCGVPLGPCGSDPANNGNAQHMKSHRRQASLVGSVAMGLLFSLFCVFGLIIIAIETRKRRKKKEAALEAYADGNLHSGPANVSWKHTSTREALSINLATFKRPLRRLTFADLLDATNGFHNDSLIGSGGFGDVYKAQLKDGSVVAIKKLIHVSGQGDREFTAEMETIGKIKHRNLVPLLGYCKVGEERLLVYEYMKYGSLEDVLHDPKKAGIKLNWSIRRKIAIGAARGLSFLHHNCSPHIIHRDMKSSNVLLDENLEARVSDFGMARHMSAMDTHLSVSTLAGTPGYVPPEYYESFRCSTKGDVYSYGVVLLELLTGKRPTDSADFGDNNLVGWVKQHAKLKISDIFDPELMKEDPNLEMELLQHLKIAVSCLDDRHWRRPTMIQVLTMFKEIQAGSGIDSQSTIANEDDSFNAVEMVEMSIKETPELSKH; translated from the coding sequence ATGAAAGCTCTGTACAGAAGCTCTCTCTTGCTCCTCTTCTTCCTCTCCGTCTGttctgcatcttcttcttcggTTCCCACTCTGCAACTCCTAAGCTTCAAAAACTCTCTCCCGAACCCAACCCTGCTCCCGAACTGGCTCCCGAACCAAAGCCCATGCTCATTCACCGGCATCACCTGCAACGACACCCAGCACCTCACTTCCATAGACCTCTCCGGCGTCCCTCTCACCACAAACCTCACCGTCATCGCCACCTTCCTCCTCACCCTCGACAACCTCCAGTCACTCTCCTTAAAATCCACCAACCTCTCCGGCCCCGCCGCCATGCCTCCTCCTCTCTCCCACTCCAAGTGCGCCTCCACATTAACCTCCCTAGATCTATCACAAAACGCCCTCTCCGGTTCCCTCAACGACATGTCGTTTCTCTCCTCCTGCTCCAACCTCCAATCCCTCAATCTCTCCAGCAACCTTCTTGAATTCGACTCCTCTCACTGGAAGCTCCACCTCCTCGTCGCCGACTTTTCCTACAACAAGATTTCCGGCCCCGGTATCCTCCCCTGGCTTCTCAACCCTGAAATCGAACACCTCGCTCTGAAAGGCAACAAAGTCACCGGCGAAACCGACTTCTCCGGTTCCAATTCTCTCCAGTTTTTAGACCTTTCTTCCAACAACTTTTCTGTTACGCTTCCTACTTTCGGCGAGTGTTCTTCGCTTGAGTATTTGGACCTCTCCGCCAACAAGTACTTCGGCGACATTGCTCGCACTCTCTCGCCTTGCAAGAACCTCGTTTACTTAAACTTCTCCAGCAACCAGTTCTCCGGTCCGGTTCCTTCCCTTCCCTCCGGTTCGCTACAGTTCGTGTACCTTGCTTCAAACCACTTCCACGGCCAGATTCCTCTCCCCCTCGCCGACCTCTGCTCCACTCTCCTCCAGCTCGATCTCTCCTCCAACAACCTCTCAGGCGCTCTCCCCGAAGCCTTCGGCGCTTGCACTTCTCTTCAGTCCTTCGACATCTCCAGCAACCTCTTCGCCGGTGCGCTGCCTATGGACGTTCTCACGCAAATGAAAAGCCTCAAAGAGCTCGCGGTGGCGTTCAACGCGTTCCTTGGTCCCCTTCCGGAGTCTCTGACGAAGCTCTCCACTTTAGAGTCGCTGGATCTTAGCTCCAACAACTTCAGCGGCTCAATCCCGACAACGCTGTGCGGTGGTGACGCTGGGAATAATAATATTCTGAAGGAACTTTACCTGCAGAACAACCGGTTCACGGGTTTTATTCCACCCACGCTCAGCAACTGTTCAAACCTCGTTGCTTTGGACTTGAGTTTCAACTTCCTCACGGGAACTATTCCTCCAAGCCTAGGGTCTCTTTCCAAGCTTAAAGACTTGATCATCTGGCTCAACCAGCTCCATGGAGAAATACCGCAGGAGCTCATGTATCTGAAAAGCCTCGAGAATTTGATCCTGGATTTCAACGACTTGACTGGGAACATTCCCTCTGGGCTTGTTAACTGCACCAAGCTGAACTGGATCTCCCTCTCCAACAACAGGCTCAGCGGCGAGATTCCGCGGTGGATTGGGAAGCTTTCTAATCTCGCCATACTTAAGCTCAGTAATAACTCTTTCTCCGGCCGGATTCCGCCGGAGCTCGGCGATTGTACTAGTTTAATATGGTTGGATCTGAATACTAATATGCTCACCGGGCCCATTCCGCCGGAGCTGTTCAAGCAGTCGGGGAAGATCGCGGTGAATTTCATCAGTGGGAAGACGTATGTGTATATAAAGAACGATGGGAGCAAAGAGTGTCATGGTGCGGGGAACTTGCTGGAGTTTGCCGGGATCAGTCAGCAGCAGTTGAACAGGATTTCGACGAGGAACCCGTGCAATTTCACTAGGGTTTATGGAGGTAAGTTGCAGCCAACGTTTAACCATAATGGTTCTATGATATTTTTGGATATCTCGCACAACATGTTGTCAGGGAGTATTCCCAAGGAGATTGGGGCCATGTACTATTTGTACATTCTCAATTTGGGTCATAATAATGTGTCTGGGAGCATTCCTCAAGAGCTTGGGAAGATGAAGAATCTCAACATCCTTGATCTCTCAAGTAATAGACTGGAGGGGCAAATTCCTCAGAGTCTCACGGGGCTTTCCTTGCTCACTGAGATTGACCTGTCGAATAACTTGCTTACGGGGACGATTCCTGAGTCGGGTCAATTTGATACTTTCCCTGCGGCGAGATTTCAGAACAACTCTGGTCTCTGTGGAGTTCCTCTCGGCCCATGTGGTTCGGACCCGGCGAATAACGGGAATGCGCAACATATGAAGTCTCACAGGAGGCAGGCTTCTCTGGTGGGGAGTGTGGCCATGGGTTTGTTGTTTTCCCTCTTCTGCGTCTTTGGTTTGATCATTATTGCCATTGAGACcaggaagaggaggaagaagaaggaggcTGCTCTTGAAGCCTATGCTGATGGTAATTTGCATTCGGGTCCTGCCAACGTGAGCTGGAAGCACACCAGTACCCGGGAAGCGCTTAGCATAAACCTTGCAACGTTTAAGAGGCCGCTCAGGAGGCTTACTTTTGCGGACCTTCTTGACGCTACCAATGGCTTTCACAATGATAGTCTCATTGGCTCTGGTGGGTTTGGGGATGTTTACAAGGCTCAGTTGAAGGATGGAAGTGTTGTGGCTATCAAGAAGCTGATTCATGTCAGCGGCCAAGGGGACAGGGAATTCACTGCTGAAATGGAGACCATTGGGAAGATCAAGCACAGGAACCTTGTTCCTCTGTTGGGATACTGCAAGGTTGGGGAAGAGAGGCTCTTGGTTTATGAGTACATGAAATATGGAAGCTTAGAGGATGTTCTTCATGATCCGAAGAAAGCTGGGATCAAGTTGAATTGGTCGATTAGGAGGAAAATTGCTATTGGAGCTGCTAGGGGATTGTCTTTTCTTCACCACAATTGTAGCCCCCACATCATTCATAGAGACATGAAGTCAAGCAATGTGTTACTTGATGAAAACCTGGAAGCTAGAGTCTCTGATTTTGGAATGGCTAGGCATATGAGTGCTATGGATACACATTTGAGTGTGAGCACACTGGCAGGCACACCAGGGTATGTTCCTCCGGAGTACTATGAGAGCTTCAGATGCTCTACCAAAGGTGATGTCTACAGTTATGGTGTGGTTTTGTTGGAGCTGCTAACTGGGAAAAGGCCAACAGATTCGGCTGATTTTGGTGATAATAATCTTGTTGGATGGGTTAAACAACATGCCAAGCTGAAAATAAGTGATATTTTTGACCCAGAGCTCATGAAGGAAGACCCCAATTTGGAGATGGAGCTTTTGCAGCACCTGAAGATTGCAGTTTCCTGTTTGGATGATCGGCATTGGAGACGTCCAACGATGATTCAAGTGTTGACAATGTTCAAGGAGATTCAGGCAGGATCTGGGATTGATTCTCAGTCAACCATAGCCAATGAAGATGACAGTTTCAATGCAGTTGAAATGGTGGAGATGAGCATTAAAGAAACCCCTGAATTGAGCAAGCATTAG